A stretch of Haemophilus influenzae DNA encodes these proteins:
- a CDS encoding hotdog fold thioesterase: MIWQKNFTLENLNQLCSNSAVSHLGIEISAFGEDWIEATMPVDYRTMQPFGVLHGGVSVALAETIGSLAGSLCLEEGKTAVGLDINANHLRPVSSGKVTARATPINLGRNIQVWQIDIRTEENKLCCVSRLTLSVINL; encoded by the coding sequence ATGATTTGGCAAAAAAACTTCACGCTCGAAAACTTAAATCAACTTTGCTCCAACAGTGCAGTTAGCCATCTTGGCATTGAAATTTCTGCTTTTGGCGAGGATTGGATTGAAGCGACAATGCCGGTGGATTATCGTACTATGCAGCCGTTTGGTGTATTGCATGGAGGGGTTTCTGTTGCTTTAGCTGAAACAATTGGTTCCCTTGCGGGTTCGCTTTGTTTAGAAGAAGGCAAAACTGCGGTGGGATTGGATATTAACGCCAATCATCTTCGCCCGGTTAGTTCAGGTAAAGTGACCGCGAGAGCCACGCCAATTAATTTGGGCAGAAATATCCAAGTTTGGCAAATTGACATCCGCACAGAAGAGAATAAACTTTGTTGTGTTTCTAGATTAACCCTTTCCGTAATCAATTTATGA